The genome window GCCTGATCGGCAGTTGCGTCGACGAAGCCATCTCCCTCGAACACCCCGCGACCCTCTGGTACACCCTGTGCCTGGGCGCCATACCCCTGGCCCTGCTGGCGTCCAACCTGCCGAAAGTGCGCTATTACCTGGGCCTGTTGCAAGACAGCACCACCGGCCAGGACCTGCATATCTGGCGGCAATTTCGCCTGTGTTTCGAAAGCATCCTGCTGATCCGCGAAGGCGCACCGCAAACCGGTGTGCCGCAGCTGGGCGAAGCCTTGCACCACCTGCAAGGCCAGGGTGACAGCCAGCTCTACAGCCTGCTGCGCTGTGAATACGCCCTGGGCCTGGCGCGCCTGGGCCTGGAAAAACTCGCCCTGGAAGTGCTGGAAGACACCCTGCAACTGGCCCTCGGCCGCCATGAACGCTGGTTCGTGCCGCAAATGCTGCGGATCAAGGCACAACTGACCCTGCGCCAGGCGCACTATGGCTCGGTGGACAAGGCCACCGTGCTGCTGCGCCAGGCGTGGGTAGACGCGCAGTTGGCGGGCGCGCACTTCTGGCGGGCGCAGATTGCGACCGACCTGGCGCGCCTGCAGGAACCCAAGCTGCGCATCGCCTCCCTGCCGCGCTTCCAGCACCGATAGCATGGTGAGCAGACTTCCTGTGGCGAGCGGGCTTCCTGTGGTGAGCGGGCTTGCCCCGCGCTGGGCTGCGAAGCGGCCCTAAACCAGGCGACCTGTTTCTGACTGGAGATATGCGGTGACTGGATTGGGGCCGCTTCGCAGCCCAGCGCGGGGCAAGCCCGCTCACCACAACCACAACCACAACCACAAGCCACACCCAGAAACCCATCAGAGCCAAACAGCATCCCACAGCGGGTAATCGCCTACCCGCTCAACCAACCCAGCCCGCAATGGGTTGGCGATGATGTAGCGGGCCATGTTGCGAATATCATCTTCCTCACGTACCGCCCTATCGTGATATCCGGGCGGCCAGACACGTTCTTTGCTTCGGCGACGACGATTGATGGTCAGTGTGCTGCGCGACTTGATACGCCGCATTACATCGGCCAGGGTCTTTTGCTTCAGATCGAATAGCCAGTGGATATGGTCAGGCATGATGACCCAAGCCAGGGACTCGACCAGGCCCAATTCGTGGGCATTCCGGAATTCGGCAACCAACAGGCGCCCAAGGAACAAATCAGTGAATAGACGTTGGCGGTTGTGAACGACGATGGTGATGAGGTAGCTACGGCCGTGTTCCGAATAACGCCCGTGGCGCAGGCGATGGGATTGAGGTGCTGGGCGCATATCCATTACTCCTGGAGAAGTCCTTAAGAGCATTAACGCTAGCGACTGATGTAAGGTGAGCCAGTGTTACTTGGTGACTGGATGTATCCCAATGTCCTTGAACAGCCTCCCTCTGGTAGCTGAGGGTCAGATAAGGCGAGCGGCCACCAACCAGTCCGCCACGGCCTGGAACGACGCATCCGGCACCGGGTCACCGGGGACGGTCCTGCGCGCGATCTCAGCGGCCAGGCCCCTGTCCGGCGCATGGGGAATTCCCAGGTCATACGCCTCCTGCAGCATCAACAACGCCTCCTGCGGCGAAGCCCGGCACACGATCACCGGCACCGGGGTTTCCCCGCGCACATAGCGCACGCCAATCACCCAGCCGTCGGTGGTGCCGATCATCAAGGACGCACGGCCCAAACCCAGCTTGGTCGCCAGGGCCTGCATCTCATTGCGCTGGCGGCGGCGTTCGCTTTTGATCAGCGGGTCGCCGTCGATGTCCTTGCGTTCGCGCTTGGTTTCACTGCGGGTCATCTTCATGTCGCGGCCGAACAGCCAGCGCTGCATCATCACGTCCACCCCACCCACCAGGATGAACGCACACAGCACGGTGAACACCAGCGGCTTGAGCACCAGGAAGAATGTCGATTCCATGCACTCGGCGCCACAGCGCGACGACTCCATCAGCGCCTGCAACGCATGCTTGCCGACAAGGTAGAACGCGATTGCCAGCACCTGTACCTTGATCAGGCCCTTGATGAACTCCACCAGGTTGCGCAGGGCAAAGATCTTCTTCATGCCCTCTGCCGGGTTGATGCGTTTGAACTCGGGTTTGATCGGGTCGGTCGAGAACACAAACCCGCGCATGGTGATGATATTGGTCAGGATCACCACCCCAGTGGTCACCGCCATCACCGGCAGGGTAATGCCGATCACCAGTTGTTCGGCGTGGTCGAGCACCCTGGGCCATACGGTGGCGAACGGTTCGATATAGATTTGCGCGGTGAGGTCGATCAACGCGGTGACCTGGGCCTTGGCCCGTGGCGCCAGAATGGAAATGCACAGCGTACAGAACAGGATGACCATGCCCGACACCAGGTCCTGGCTTTTGGCAACCTGGCCCTTTTTGCGTGCGTCCTGGAGCTTCTTG of Pseudomonas azotoformans contains these proteins:
- a CDS encoding REP-associated tyrosine transposase, translating into MRPAPQSHRLRHGRYSEHGRSYLITIVVHNRQRLFTDLFLGRLLVAEFRNAHELGLVESLAWVIMPDHIHWLFDLKQKTLADVMRRIKSRSTLTINRRRRSKERVWPPGYHDRAVREEDDIRNMARYIIANPLRAGLVERVGDYPLWDAVWL
- a CDS encoding EscU/YscU/HrcU family type III secretion system export apparatus switch protein, which gives rise to MADTSEEKSQPATDKKLQDARKKGQVAKSQDLVSGMVILFCTLCISILAPRAKAQVTALIDLTAQIYIEPFATVWPRVLDHAEQLVIGITLPVMAVTTGVVILTNIITMRGFVFSTDPIKPEFKRINPAEGMKKIFALRNLVEFIKGLIKVQVLAIAFYLVGKHALQALMESSRCGAECMESTFFLVLKPLVFTVLCAFILVGGVDVMMQRWLFGRDMKMTRSETKRERKDIDGDPLIKSERRRQRNEMQALATKLGLGRASLMIGTTDGWVIGVRYVRGETPVPVIVCRASPQEALLMLQEAYDLGIPHAPDRGLAAEIARRTVPGDPVPDASFQAVADWLVAARLI